A stretch of the Thermus caldifontis genome encodes the following:
- a CDS encoding TldD/PmbA family protein, giving the protein MTLEEAKRYLLRRAKELGLEAEVLFQEERELSLRARQGTLEEIKEARQGGIGLRVQVQRRLGYAYTEELSPEALEWALSEARDNALLAGKEGLIPPGQALGSHDLIGEGLSAPLEAKKQSALELERALWEDSRTRSVLMGGYMEKEVRLALASTLGTEGAFRTGLAGMGGSLVMADGPSLKQGWDFRLAKEFHALDPSRTALEIREKTARLLNAKPLPTGRYRAYLEPKAMAGLLLVLSRSLSAKSALEGKSRLLNRLGERIASEWVTLVDDPTLEKGLVSRPFDAEGTPARRTAVVEKGVFKTFLHNSETAKALGQENTGHAFRTYRGVMDVAPTNLYLEPVGNLRLEKGVRITEFMGLHAGANPVSLDFSLQALGLWVEEGEVRYAVENFAVAGNLLELLKAIEAVGDELDWEVMGSAFGSPMVAVAELSFAGA; this is encoded by the coding sequence ATGACGCTGGAGGAAGCCAAAAGGTACCTCTTAAGGCGGGCCAAGGAGCTGGGCCTCGAGGCGGAGGTCCTCTTCCAGGAGGAGCGGGAGCTCTCCTTACGGGCCCGGCAAGGCACCCTGGAGGAGATCAAGGAGGCCCGGCAGGGGGGGATTGGCCTGAGGGTCCAGGTCCAACGCCGCTTGGGCTACGCCTACACGGAGGAGCTCTCCCCGGAAGCCCTGGAGTGGGCCCTCTCGGAGGCCCGGGACAACGCCCTCCTTGCGGGCAAGGAAGGCCTCATCCCCCCGGGCCAGGCCCTGGGAAGCCATGACCTTATAGGGGAAGGGCTTTCCGCTCCCCTCGAGGCCAAGAAGCAAAGCGCCTTGGAGCTGGAAAGGGCCCTATGGGAAGACTCCAGGACCCGAAGCGTCCTCATGGGGGGCTATATGGAAAAGGAGGTCCGCCTGGCCCTGGCCAGCACCCTGGGCACCGAGGGAGCCTTCCGCACCGGGCTTGCCGGAATGGGGGGAAGCCTGGTGATGGCCGATGGTCCAAGCCTCAAGCAGGGCTGGGACTTTCGGCTGGCCAAGGAGTTCCACGCCCTGGACCCAAGCCGCACCGCCTTGGAAATCCGGGAGAAAACCGCAAGGCTATTAAACGCCAAACCCCTCCCCACGGGCCGCTACCGCGCCTACCTGGAACCCAAGGCCATGGCGGGCCTCCTCCTCGTGCTTTCCCGCTCCCTTTCCGCCAAGAGCGCCCTGGAAGGCAAAAGCCGCCTCCTAAACCGCTTAGGGGAAAGAATCGCCTCGGAATGGGTCACCCTGGTGGACGACCCCACCTTGGAAAAGGGTTTGGTTTCCCGCCCCTTTGACGCCGAGGGCACCCCAGCCCGGCGCACGGCGGTGGTGGAAAAGGGAGTCTTCAAGACCTTTCTCCACAACAGCGAAACCGCCAAAGCCCTGGGCCAGGAGAACACCGGCCACGCCTTCCGCACCTACCGGGGGGTTATGGACGTGGCCCCCACCAACCTCTACCTGGAACCCGTGGGTAACCTACGCCTGGAAAAAGGCGTGCGGATCACCGAGTTCATGGGCCTCCACGCCGGGGCCAACCCCGTGAGCCTGGACTTTTCCCTCCAGGCCCTGGGGCTATGGGTGGAGGAGGGGGAGGTGCGGTATGCGGTGGAAAACTTCGCCGTGGCCGGGAACCTCCTGGAGCTTCTAAAGGCCATAGAGGCCGTGGGGGACGAGCTAGACTGGGAGGTGATGGGAAGCGCCTTTGGAAGCCCCATGGTGGCGGTGGCCGAGCTTTCCTTTGCGGGCGCTTAG
- a CDS encoding TldD/PmbA family protein, which translates to MLHPDVVADLLKKALKGGADFGEIYVERSKRRRMTVRFGRLDEAISGLDYGAGLRLFFGTEVVYAYTNQLTREGLQEALETLLRAKGALGQVDERGAGGLDFRKASPKGLHTPRVPYGEKDKRFRLERLLEAEAGARIAPEIQQVETSLQEWEQEVLIANTEGTWAEERRVRTRLLVLAVAQEGTEVQTGYAAPGKSVGLELFDLYPPQEVGAKAARQALTNLRAKPAPAGTMPVVVGNAFGGVIFHEALGHLLETTSVAKKASVLADRLGEVVASPVVTYVDDGTLPHAWGSTEVDDEGRPTERTVLIEKGVLKSYMVDRLGHLLTGYPLTGSGRRQDYTLAPTSRMRNTFIAPGDKEVEELIASVEFGLYAKDLGGGQVKPGSGEYNFAVQEGYIIRHGRLEEPVRGAMLVGKGPDTIKKVAAVAKDWENAPGMCGSLSGMVPVEVGQPHVLVSEIVVGGRA; encoded by the coding sequence ATGCTACATCCGGACGTGGTGGCGGACCTCCTCAAAAAGGCCCTCAAGGGCGGGGCCGACTTTGGGGAAATCTACGTGGAGCGCTCCAAAAGGAGGCGCATGACCGTACGCTTTGGCAGGCTGGACGAGGCCATCTCGGGGCTGGACTACGGGGCGGGGTTAAGGCTTTTCTTCGGCACCGAGGTGGTCTACGCCTACACCAACCAGCTCACCCGGGAAGGGCTTCAAGAAGCCCTGGAGACCCTGCTTCGGGCCAAAGGGGCCCTGGGGCAGGTGGACGAGCGGGGGGCTGGGGGCCTGGACTTCCGCAAGGCCTCCCCTAAAGGCCTCCACACCCCCAGGGTGCCCTACGGGGAAAAGGACAAACGCTTCCGCTTGGAAAGGCTATTGGAGGCCGAGGCCGGGGCCCGGATCGCCCCCGAGATCCAGCAGGTGGAAACCAGCCTGCAGGAGTGGGAGCAGGAGGTCCTGATCGCCAACACCGAGGGCACCTGGGCCGAGGAAAGGAGGGTCCGCACCCGGCTACTCGTGCTGGCGGTGGCCCAGGAGGGCACGGAGGTCCAGACCGGCTACGCCGCCCCCGGCAAAAGCGTGGGCCTAGAGCTCTTTGACCTCTACCCACCCCAGGAGGTGGGGGCCAAGGCGGCCCGCCAGGCCCTCACCAACCTAAGGGCCAAGCCCGCCCCCGCGGGCACCATGCCCGTGGTGGTGGGGAATGCCTTTGGCGGGGTCATCTTCCACGAGGCCTTGGGGCACCTTCTGGAGACCACCAGCGTGGCCAAAAAGGCCAGCGTCCTGGCCGACAGGCTTGGGGAGGTGGTGGCCAGCCCCGTGGTCACCTACGTGGACGACGGTACCCTGCCCCACGCCTGGGGCTCCACGGAGGTGGACGACGAGGGCCGCCCCACGGAGCGCACGGTGCTAATAGAAAAGGGCGTCCTCAAAAGTTACATGGTGGACCGCCTGGGCCACCTCCTCACCGGCTATCCCCTAACCGGCTCGGGCCGCCGGCAGGACTACACCCTCGCCCCCACCTCGAGGATGCGCAACACCTTCATCGCCCCAGGGGACAAGGAGGTGGAGGAGCTCATCGCCAGCGTAGAGTTTGGCCTTTACGCCAAGGACCTAGGGGGCGGGCAGGTGAAGCCGGGCTCGGGGGAGTACAACTTCGCCGTGCAGGAGGGGTACATCATCCGCCACGGCCGCCTGGAGGAGCCTGTACGGGGGGCCATGCTGGTGGGCAAGGGACCCGACACCATCAAGAAGGTGGCGGCGGTGGCCAAGGACTGGGAAAACGCCCCCGGCATGTGCGGAAGCCTTTCGGGAATGGTGCCGGTGGAGGTGGGCCAGCCCCACGTGCTGGTCTCGGAGATCGTGGTGGGGGGTAGGGCATGA
- the holA gene encoding DNA polymerase III subunit delta, with amino-acid sequence MVIAFTGDPFLAKEALLQEASLRGLTRFSEPTPEALAEALSPGLFGQAGALLDLREVGEGEWKALKPLLENVPEGVAVLILDPKPTTARAAFYRTRERRDFPTPRGKDLVRHLENRAKRLGFRLPAGIAQYLASLEGDLEALERELEKLALLEPPLTLEKVERVVALRPPVTGFDLVRAVLEGNAKAAFRHLKRLREEGEEPLRLLGAFAWQFALLARAWMLLEENPRPTEGDLARLEAHPYAAKRAVELAQSLSGNALKASLEALIEAERRAKEGKDPWLALERAVHTLLNTLPRG; translated from the coding sequence ATGGTCATCGCCTTCACCGGGGACCCCTTCCTGGCCAAGGAGGCCCTTCTCCAAGAGGCTTCCCTCAGGGGGCTTACCCGCTTCAGCGAACCCACCCCGGAGGCCCTGGCCGAGGCCCTAAGCCCCGGCCTCTTCGGGCAAGCCGGGGCCCTCTTGGACCTCAGGGAGGTGGGCGAAGGGGAATGGAAGGCGTTAAAGCCCCTTCTGGAAAACGTCCCCGAAGGGGTGGCCGTGCTGATCCTTGATCCTAAGCCCACCACCGCCCGGGCCGCCTTCTACCGCACCCGCGAAAGGCGGGACTTCCCTACCCCAAGGGGAAAGGACCTGGTGCGCCACCTGGAAAACCGGGCCAAGCGCCTGGGGTTTCGCCTGCCCGCCGGCATCGCCCAGTACCTGGCCTCCCTGGAAGGGGACCTGGAGGCCCTGGAAAGGGAGCTGGAGAAGCTTGCCCTTTTGGAACCCCCCCTCACCCTGGAGAAGGTGGAACGGGTGGTGGCCCTAAGGCCCCCGGTCACGGGGTTTGACCTGGTGCGGGCGGTTTTGGAAGGGAATGCCAAGGCCGCCTTCCGCCACCTCAAGCGGCTAAGGGAGGAGGGGGAGGAACCCTTAAGGCTCCTTGGGGCCTTCGCCTGGCAGTTTGCCCTTCTGGCTAGGGCCTGGATGCTCCTCGAGGAAAACCCCAGGCCCACGGAAGGGGATCTGGCCCGCCTCGAGGCCCATCCCTATGCGGCCAAGCGGGCAGTGGAGTTGGCCCAAAGCCTCTCGGGAAACGCCCTCAAGGCCAGCCTGGAAGCCCTCATAGAAGCGGAACGCCGGGCCAAGGAGGGCAAGGACCCCTGGCTGGCCCTGGAGAGGGCGGTCCATACCCTTCTGAACACCCTTCCCCGGGGCTAG